The nucleotide window TTCAGATGAGGAGAAAGATGGGTTTTCTCCCCCTGGTAAAGATTTTTTAAGTGAAGTATGTATTGAATGGAAAAAATCAACAGAAAAATTGAAAAATATGGGATAAGAAGATGCATAATAAGAATAGGTATAGTGCTTGGCAAAGGTGGGCTTCTCTCAAAAATTCTTTTATTTCAAAAATTTCCCTTTTTATTTATTATTGGCAATCCTGAAAATTTCATTTCCTTTATTCATATTGAAGATCCCATAAATGCAATAATTTTTTTAATAAAGAATAAGAATTGTAAAGGTATTTATAATTTAGTATCTCCTTTTCCTATTAAATTTTATGACCTTTACAATACCCTTGCTAAGATTTTGAACAAAAAACTTATAAAGTTCCCTGATTTCTTTTTTAAAATTTTAATGCAAAAAATGGCAGATGAAGTGATTTTCTTCAATCAAAAAATTATTCCAAAAAGAATATTAGAGCAAAAATTTGAATTCTCATATTCTGATATAGAAAAGGCATTAACAGAGATTTTGAAATAAAAATAGTCTCTACCAGACTTGTTCTGCTGCTTTTCCAAAAGTTAAAATAAATTCAAAAATATTAGCAATAAAATGGGCAAGGTTATGTGGAAGATGAAATTTTTTTTCAAGGATAAATTCAACAAACTCATGAATAAAGATTCCAAATTTTGGGAGTGTATTCAATCCCTCTTTATAAATATAAATTTTATTTTCTTCCCAAAAGCCAAGTTCATCTTTTAAATTTGTTTCAGAATCAAATATGATATTTTCGCCACTTAAAATTATTTCTATTCCTAAAATTTTCAATCTTTTAACTTTTTTCATTTAAAATGAAAATTATAATTGATTTACAGTTCAAAAAAGCAATATAATTAAGTTATGAGATTAAAGATAATATTCGGGGAAACAGGGGATCCCTTTAATATAAGCAGAGATTACAGAAGATACTTTATATCTTTTATAAAAAAAGTATTTGAAAAGTCAGGGAAATTTGATGAATTTTATTCCTCAAAAAGATTAAAGCCCTTTGTATTCTCAGTTTTTCTTGGTAACCAGTTTGAATTAATTGAAGAAAGTGAAGACGAAAAAATAAAAGTTAATCCACCATTTAATATGATATTCTCAACTGGTGATTTTGAAATCTTTTCAATTTTTTACAATGGTTTACTTGATATAAAAAAAGAAAATTCAGGAATAACCTTAAAAAATAAAATTTTTCAGATAAAAGATATTTCTCTATCAAGAATAGTAAAGATAAATGAAGATTCTGCAGTTTTTAAAACTGTTGGCATTTGTATTTTAACAGATCCAGAAGAAAATTCAGAAAATTTTGATAAATGGTTTATTGTTCCTTCTGAAAAGAATATTGAAAAGTTCAATCAGGTTCTTGAGAAAAGGATGCTTAAAAAATATGAGATGATAAATCAAAAGAAAATTGAAACAAAAATAGAACTCATTCCCTTAAAAGGTGAAAGTATAAAAGAAATTTATGTAAAGCATTATGGTGGTTATTTAAAGGGATTTAAAGGAGTATTTACTTTAAAATCTGACCCTTGTATGCTTCAATTCATTTATGATTATGGTCTTGGAGTAAGAACTGGTCAGGGTTTTGGCTTATTGGAGATAGTTAAATGATAAAAAGGCAAAAATTTAATTAAAGGAACAAAAAGTAATTAAAAATGCGGAAAAATTTTCCAAAATTTTATTTTTCAGGTGGAAGAATAGATTCCAAAGATGCAGTTGATTTTGCTTTTCTATATAATTTAAATTCATTTGGAAAAATTTTCATATTAATGTTAAAATATAAGTTCAAAATAGGGGGTAAAAATGGACAAAATAATTTTATATCCCTCCAACTGGCTCTATAATGCAGGAGTGGTGGGATTTTTGAGGGTGCTGGAAGATAAAAATATTATAAATGGTATGGAAAGTTTTTTAAAAGATGATGGAAGTATGGAGATTTGTAGAGACATATTTCAAAAATTAGCTGGTAAAGTAAATGAAATTTATTTTTCTGAAGGAAAAGTTGCTAGCATAGTTGGTAAAAGCGAACTATATAGAAATTATTTGCAACCAACATGGAAGAACATTTTTAATAAATTTATTGAACTCTTACAAAAGGTTATATACACCGGAAATTGCGATATTTGTGGGGTTGGATATTATATTCCTAATAATGTCATAAGTCTTAAAAACAGTGACCTTGAAAACTTAAACAAATTTCGCGACGGAATAAGAATTTTAAATATACGATTAAACGCTTTGCTTGCCCCTTCTCGAAAATTTCCTAAT belongs to candidate division WOR-3 bacterium and includes:
- a CDS encoding DUF1731 domain-containing protein — protein: MEKINRKIEKYGIRRCIIRIGIVLGKGGLLSKILLFQKFPFLFIIGNPENFISFIHIEDPINAIIFLIKNKNCKGIYNLVSPFPIKFYDLYNTLAKILNKKLIKFPDFFFKILMQKMADEVIFFNQKIIPKRILEQKFEFSYSDIEKALTEILK
- the cas6 gene encoding CRISPR-associated endoribonuclease Cas6 → MRLKIIFGETGDPFNISRDYRRYFISFIKKVFEKSGKFDEFYSSKRLKPFVFSVFLGNQFELIEESEDEKIKVNPPFNMIFSTGDFEIFSIFYNGLLDIKKENSGITLKNKIFQIKDISLSRIVKINEDSAVFKTVGICILTDPEENSENFDKWFIVPSEKNIEKFNQVLEKRMLKKYEMINQKKIETKIELIPLKGESIKEIYVKHYGGYLKGFKGVFTLKSDPCMLQFIYDYGLGVRTGQGFGLLEIVK